The Paenibacillus tianjinensis genome has a window encoding:
- a CDS encoding zf-HC2 domain-containing protein encodes MECKLAVSMMHDYLDDDLPELQQRELKEHLLSCPDCRAKFKELEQTDMLMFSLMHQNPVASEDLVGRIMNSLPKPKKEKAFITWIKRHPALTAASLFILVMLMSSVTFWNQDGQLVVRGADLDQVVIKGDTVIVPSGKTISGDLTVENGKTQVYGEVNGNVTVIDGSLYQASTAHISGQVKSIDQAVSWLWYKVTNMFSEVAYR; translated from the coding sequence ATGGAATGCAAACTGGCCGTCTCTATGATGCATGATTACTTGGATGACGACTTGCCCGAACTGCAGCAGAGGGAATTGAAGGAGCATCTTCTATCCTGTCCGGATTGCCGTGCAAAGTTCAAAGAACTGGAACAAACCGATATGCTGATGTTCTCCCTGATGCACCAGAACCCTGTGGCTTCAGAGGATCTTGTAGGCCGGATTATGAACTCATTACCGAAACCCAAGAAGGAGAAAGCCTTTATCACCTGGATCAAAAGACATCCTGCCCTTACGGCGGCGTCCTTATTTATTCTTGTGATGCTGATGAGCTCCGTTACTTTTTGGAATCAGGATGGGCAGCTTGTCGTTCGAGGCGCTGACCTCGATCAGGTTGTAATCAAAGGGGATACGGTGATTGTACCCTCCGGCAAAACAATATCCGGTGATCTCACAGTGGAGAACGGTAAGACCCAGGTATACGGCGAAGTTAACGGCAATGTAACGGTAATTGACGGGTCTCTCTACCAGGCATCAACAGCTCATATTTCCGGGCAAGTCAAAAGCATAGACCAAGCGGTAAGTTGGCTCTGGTATAAAGTGACGAACATGTTCTCTGAAGTTGCCTACCGTTAA
- a CDS encoding sensor domain-containing protein, with protein sequence MKSGFIQNGYFLLFTFVTGLFYFCFYMVALSFSLSLAFTVIGIPLVTRVLRTTTTFIQFERRQTKLYTDITTAPYESKVPTGASVWAQSKLELTDRRNWRAVFWLMRKFLIGLVSLVCAVVIYVVPLVCLLAPLLYRYIKMNFIFMEVDTFIDSLLIMGVGVVLAAISLRLVDGLVQKIGGYTRSMIRALNR encoded by the coding sequence ATGAAATCAGGTTTCATCCAGAATGGTTACTTTTTATTGTTTACTTTCGTTACAGGTCTTTTTTACTTCTGCTTTTACATGGTGGCGTTGTCGTTCAGTTTAAGTCTTGCATTTACCGTAATCGGCATTCCCCTGGTTACGCGCGTATTGCGAACGACGACAACGTTCATCCAATTCGAACGGAGGCAGACGAAATTGTATACCGATATTACGACAGCGCCTTACGAGAGCAAAGTACCAACAGGTGCATCGGTCTGGGCTCAATCCAAATTAGAACTTACGGACCGACGCAACTGGCGCGCCGTCTTTTGGTTAATGCGAAAATTTTTGATTGGACTCGTTAGCCTCGTCTGTGCAGTCGTCATCTATGTAGTCCCCCTTGTGTGCCTGTTGGCACCGCTGTTGTATCGGTACATCAAGATGAATTTCATATTCATGGAGGTCGACACTTTTATAGATTCCCTTCTTATCATGGGGGTGGGAGTCGTGCTTGCAGCAATAAGCCTCAGGCTGGTTGATGGATTGGTCCAAAAAATCGGAGGTTATACACGCAGCATGATTAGGGCGCTAAACCGATAG
- the glmM gene encoding phosphoglucosamine mutase codes for MGKYFGTDGVRGVANQELTAEMAYSIGRCGGYVLAGNVEKPKVVIGMDTRISGPLLESALVAGLLSIGAHVIRIGVVSTPAVAYITRLLKADAGVMISASHNPVEDNGIKFFGGDGFKLTDETELRIEELMDAEKDELPRPVGAGLGMLTVDNDAKYLYLEYLKTTISNRFEGIKVVLDCAHGAAYELAPRLFKELGAEVISIGAEPDGLNINDGYGSTHPEKLREEVLRHGADLGLAFDGDADRLIAIDETGEEVDGDFILCICGDAMNRAGKLKDATIVSTVMSNIGFYKATEKLSLNTAKTAVGDRYVMEEMRRGGYNLGGEQSGHVIFLDYNTTGDGILTAIQLVDTMKASGKKLSVLKSMMTKYPQVLVNVRVQDKTNYPNNPAIEAAIQEVEGKLGDNGRVLVRPSGTEPLIRVMAEGPDKSELDLYVGRIVDVVQRELV; via the coding sequence ATGGGTAAGTATTTTGGAACTGACGGTGTGCGCGGAGTCGCAAATCAGGAATTGACAGCTGAAATGGCCTATAGTATTGGCCGCTGCGGTGGTTATGTACTGGCAGGAAATGTAGAGAAGCCAAAAGTGGTTATCGGTATGGATACACGTATTTCCGGTCCGCTGCTGGAATCAGCACTTGTAGCCGGATTATTGTCTATTGGTGCCCATGTTATCCGTATAGGTGTTGTAAGTACACCTGCTGTAGCATATATTACCAGATTACTGAAAGCTGATGCCGGTGTAATGATTTCTGCATCCCACAATCCGGTTGAGGACAACGGTATCAAGTTTTTCGGCGGAGACGGATTTAAGCTGACGGATGAAACGGAACTGCGGATTGAAGAACTGATGGACGCAGAGAAGGATGAACTCCCCCGTCCTGTAGGCGCGGGTCTCGGTATGCTTACCGTGGACAACGACGCCAAGTACCTGTATCTGGAATACCTTAAGACAACGATTTCCAACCGTTTTGAAGGCATTAAGGTTGTACTGGACTGCGCGCACGGAGCGGCTTATGAGCTGGCCCCGCGGTTGTTCAAAGAGCTTGGTGCTGAGGTCATCTCTATTGGAGCAGAGCCGGACGGCCTCAACATTAATGACGGCTACGGTTCGACCCATCCGGAGAAGCTACGTGAAGAAGTGCTGCGTCATGGTGCAGACTTGGGACTTGCTTTTGACGGCGATGCTGACCGTTTGATTGCTATTGATGAAACAGGCGAAGAGGTCGACGGTGACTTTATCCTCTGCATCTGCGGAGATGCTATGAACCGAGCAGGCAAGCTGAAGGATGCAACGATTGTCTCTACGGTCATGAGCAACATCGGCTTCTATAAAGCAACGGAGAAGCTGTCATTGAATACAGCCAAAACTGCTGTCGGTGACCGCTATGTAATGGAAGAAATGCGCCGTGGCGGCTATAACCTGGGCGGAGAGCAATCCGGTCATGTTATTTTCCTTGATTACAATACAACCGGTGATGGGATTCTGACAGCGATCCAGCTGGTTGATACGATGAAAGCTTCAGGGAAAAAGCTGAGCGTGCTGAAGTCAATGATGACTAAATATCCGCAGGTGCTCGTGAATGTGCGGGTACAGGATAAGACCAACTACCCGAACAATCCGGCCATCGAGGCGGCGATTCAAGAGGTGGAAGGTAAACTGGGCGACAATGGCCGTGTGCTGGTACGTCCTTCGGGAACGGAACCGCTGATTCGTGTCATGGCGGAAGGTCCGGATAAGTCTGAGCTGGATCTGTATGTTGGACGAATTGTTGATGTTGTTCAGCGTGAATTGGTTTAA
- the glmS gene encoding glutamine--fructose-6-phosphate transaminase (isomerizing), with protein sequence MCGIVGYIGNQNSQGILVEGLKKLEYRGYDSAGIAVFTKDGLQVVKAQGRMANLESRLEATPLTGSAGIGHTRWATHGKPSDENSHPHTDNSHKFSVVHNGIVENYLDLKEELIAGGCHFTSETDTEVISHLIAREYNGDIVKAVQKAISYMRGAFALGVLTEYEPDKLVAVRQASPLIIGLGEGENFIGSDIPALLEYTRNVYILNDGEMAVLTRDAVELMTIEGNFISREMITVDWDAVTAEKGGYEHFMLKEIHEQPKAYRDTMRGRINAEGTKVILPELNLTAEQIKNIRNIQIVACGTAYNAGLVGRNLIESLVRIPVENDIASEYRYRAPIVTPETLVIVVSQSGETADTLAALREGQANGAHVLAITNVVGSSIAREANDVLVTLAGPEIAVASTKAYTSQIIAFTLLGLYLAEVRGTQTEEQVAEILAAMNKLPEQVEEVLAQKEAIKTYAEQISGHKHLFFIGRGVDYAVAQEGSLKLKEISYIHSEAYAAGELKHGTLALIEEGVPVIALATQESVLEKTVSNIKEVKARGADVLAITHEEHVTDLLRSVDQAFVIPKTLPLLTSALSVVVTQLLAYYASLALGHDVDKPRNLAKSVTVE encoded by the coding sequence ATGTGTGGTATTGTAGGATATATTGGTAATCAGAATTCGCAGGGTATCTTGGTAGAGGGTTTGAAGAAGCTGGAGTATCGCGGGTATGATTCGGCAGGTATTGCCGTATTCACGAAGGATGGCCTGCAGGTTGTTAAGGCACAGGGCCGTATGGCTAACCTGGAGTCAAGACTTGAAGCCACTCCGCTGACAGGAAGTGCCGGAATCGGGCACACCCGCTGGGCGACTCACGGTAAACCATCCGATGAGAACTCCCATCCGCACACTGACAACAGTCATAAGTTCTCGGTTGTGCACAACGGGATTGTCGAGAACTACCTGGACCTCAAAGAAGAGCTGATTGCCGGCGGATGCCACTTCACTTCCGAAACGGATACAGAAGTTATTTCCCACCTGATCGCCCGTGAATATAATGGAGATATCGTTAAAGCTGTGCAAAAAGCGATCTCTTACATGCGCGGAGCGTTTGCGTTGGGCGTTTTGACTGAATATGAGCCGGATAAACTGGTAGCTGTGCGTCAGGCCAGCCCGCTGATTATCGGTCTTGGCGAAGGCGAAAACTTTATCGGGTCGGATATTCCTGCTCTGCTGGAATACACCCGCAACGTATATATTTTGAACGACGGCGAAATGGCTGTGTTGACACGGGATGCTGTCGAACTGATGACGATTGAAGGCAACTTTATTTCTCGGGAAATGATTACTGTCGATTGGGATGCTGTTACCGCAGAAAAAGGCGGCTACGAGCATTTCATGCTGAAAGAAATCCACGAGCAGCCTAAGGCTTACCGCGATACTATGCGCGGACGCATCAATGCTGAAGGTACGAAAGTGATTCTGCCAGAACTCAATCTGACTGCAGAACAAATCAAGAATATCCGCAACATCCAAATCGTTGCCTGCGGTACTGCATACAACGCTGGTCTTGTAGGACGCAACCTGATCGAGTCCCTGGTTCGTATTCCGGTTGAGAATGATATCGCTTCGGAATACCGTTACCGTGCTCCGATCGTAACACCTGAAACACTGGTTATCGTAGTCAGCCAATCCGGTGAGACTGCAGATACACTGGCTGCGCTGCGTGAAGGTCAAGCGAATGGTGCGCATGTACTGGCAATCACCAACGTGGTGGGCAGCTCCATCGCCCGTGAAGCTAATGATGTACTGGTTACCTTGGCTGGACCGGAAATTGCAGTAGCTTCCACCAAAGCTTATACTTCGCAGATTATCGCGTTCACACTGCTCGGTCTGTACTTGGCTGAAGTTCGCGGCACACAAACCGAAGAGCAGGTCGCTGAGATTCTTGCAGCCATGAACAAACTGCCTGAGCAGGTAGAAGAGGTTCTGGCACAGAAAGAGGCCATTAAGACTTACGCGGAGCAAATCTCCGGGCACAAGCACCTGTTCTTCATCGGCCGCGGCGTAGACTATGCAGTAGCTCAAGAAGGCTCGCTGAAGCTGAAAGAAATCTCCTACATTCACTCTGAAGCCTATGCTGCAGGTGAACTGAAGCACGGAACACTGGCGCTGATCGAAGAAGGCGTACCGGTTATTGCCCTGGCAACCCAGGAATCCGTCCTGGAGAAAACCGTCAGCAACATCAAAGAAGTGAAAGCCCGCGGCGCAGACGTACTGGCGATCACTCACGAAGAGCATGTAACCGATCTGCTGAGATCCGTTGATCAGGCGTTCGTTATTCCTAAGACACTGCCGCTTTTGACTTCCGCGTTGTCGGTAGTCGTTACCCAATTGCTGGCTTACTACGCTTCGCTGGCCCTGGGCCACGATGTGGATAAACCACGTAACCTGGCGAAGAGTGTAACGGTGGAGTAA
- the ppc gene encoding phosphoenolpyruvate carboxylase — MTELTTAVSKSNSNNLLRRDVRFLGNILGEVLVHQGGNELLEIVEKIRETSKSLRSLFLPELHNEFKELINSLDPENRHQVIRAFAIYFQLVNIAEQNHRIRRKRDYERSAGDTVQPGSIESAIQELRERDFSQEDVHEIMNGLSLELVMTAHPTEAMRRAILDIHKRISDDVMGLDNPTLTFREREQLREKLLNEVITLWQTDELRDRKPTVLDEVRNGMYYFHETIFQVLPDVYQELERCLSKYYPGQNWHVPTYLRFGSWIGGDRDGNPSVTASVTLQTLRLQRKLAIREYQRIMRELMQYLSFSTSIVSVTTELLDSIEKDRNIINLNRVDTWRNDNEPYRIKLSYMISKTQNVLDDEKKGTPERYSSPQQFIDDLNVIDRSLRHHYADYVADTYIKKLIRQVELFGFHTAALDVRQHSQEHENAMAEILAKMNITQDYAKMPETEKVKLLESLLNDPRPLTSPYQSYSESTEECLAVYRTIFRAQEEYGKQCITSYLISMAEAASDILEVMVFSKEVGLFRKDNDGTVVCTLQAVPLFETIDDLHNAPEIMKKLLNMPIYREAVRAMNDLQEIMLGYSDSNKDGGVVTANWELRVALKQLTATADDFGIKLKFFHGRGGALGRGGMPLNRSILAQPASTIGGGIKITEQGEVISSRYSMKGIAYRSLEQATSALVTAAIHARMPQADLYEAKWDEIVARISEVSLNKYQDLIFRDPDFLNFFKESTPLPEVGELNIGSRPSKRKNSDRFEDLRAIPWVFAWTQSRYLLPAWYAAGTGLQSFYEGKEENLKIMQTMYENFSFFTTLIDTLQMAIAKADLVIAKEYATMGKNDEARQRIFGQIEAEFKLTSELILKITGQQDILDNVPVIQESIRLRNPYVDPLSYLQVQLLSELRALREVEGDDAELLREVLLTINGIAAGLRNTG, encoded by the coding sequence ATGACCGAACTTACGACAGCTGTCAGCAAAAGCAATTCCAACAATCTGCTGCGGCGTGACGTACGGTTCCTGGGGAATATCTTGGGCGAAGTCTTGGTACATCAAGGCGGCAACGAATTGCTGGAGATCGTGGAGAAAATCCGCGAAACCAGTAAATCCCTGCGCTCATTGTTTTTGCCTGAACTGCACAATGAATTTAAAGAGCTGATTAATTCACTGGATCCTGAAAATCGTCACCAAGTGATACGCGCGTTCGCCATTTATTTCCAACTGGTGAATATCGCCGAGCAGAATCACCGGATTCGCCGTAAGCGTGACTATGAACGCTCCGCAGGGGACACGGTACAGCCGGGTTCTATCGAAAGTGCGATTCAGGAACTACGCGAACGGGATTTCTCTCAAGAGGATGTTCATGAGATTATGAATGGCCTGTCTTTGGAGCTGGTCATGACGGCTCACCCTACGGAAGCAATGCGGCGGGCAATTCTCGATATTCATAAACGGATATCTGACGATGTGATGGGCTTGGATAATCCAACGTTAACGTTCCGTGAACGGGAACAGCTCCGCGAGAAGCTGCTGAATGAAGTCATTACCCTGTGGCAGACAGATGAATTGCGCGACCGTAAACCTACGGTACTCGATGAAGTACGCAATGGGATGTACTATTTCCATGAGACGATCTTCCAAGTACTGCCGGATGTGTATCAAGAGCTTGAACGATGTTTGAGCAAATATTATCCGGGTCAGAACTGGCACGTGCCGACTTATCTGCGTTTTGGATCGTGGATCGGTGGAGACCGCGACGGAAACCCTTCGGTAACTGCCTCTGTTACTCTTCAGACCCTGCGTTTACAGCGTAAACTTGCGATCCGGGAATATCAGCGCATTATGCGTGAACTGATGCAGTATCTGAGCTTTAGTACAAGCATCGTCAGTGTCACTACCGAACTGTTGGATTCCATCGAAAAAGACCGGAACATCATTAACCTCAACCGGGTAGATACCTGGCGCAATGATAATGAGCCTTACCGGATCAAGCTAAGCTATATGATCTCGAAGACACAAAATGTGCTTGATGATGAGAAAAAAGGCACTCCTGAACGCTACTCATCACCGCAGCAATTCATAGATGATTTGAACGTGATTGACCGCAGCCTGCGTCACCACTATGCCGATTATGTTGCAGACACTTATATTAAGAAGCTAATCCGTCAGGTTGAGCTGTTCGGCTTCCACACTGCGGCTCTGGATGTTCGCCAGCATAGTCAGGAGCATGAAAATGCGATGGCTGAAATTCTGGCCAAAATGAACATCACGCAGGACTATGCCAAAATGCCGGAAACAGAAAAGGTAAAGCTGCTGGAATCGCTGCTTAATGATCCGCGTCCACTGACTTCCCCGTACCAGTCATATAGTGAGAGTACTGAGGAATGCCTCGCAGTGTACCGTACGATTTTTAGGGCACAAGAGGAATACGGCAAACAGTGCATTACCAGTTACCTGATCAGTATGGCAGAAGCGGCCAGCGACATTCTGGAGGTTATGGTATTCTCCAAAGAGGTTGGTTTGTTCCGCAAAGACAATGATGGAACGGTCGTCTGTACTTTGCAGGCAGTGCCGCTTTTTGAGACGATTGATGACTTGCATAATGCACCTGAGATTATGAAGAAACTGCTCAACATGCCGATTTATCGTGAAGCGGTTAGAGCGATGAACGATCTCCAGGAAATTATGCTCGGTTATTCCGACAGTAACAAGGACGGCGGCGTGGTGACTGCGAACTGGGAGCTGCGTGTGGCCCTCAAGCAACTAACCGCTACGGCGGATGATTTCGGCATCAAGCTGAAGTTCTTCCATGGACGCGGCGGTGCACTCGGGCGCGGTGGCATGCCGCTGAACCGCAGTATTCTTGCCCAGCCTGCTTCAACCATTGGCGGCGGGATTAAGATTACTGAGCAGGGCGAAGTGATTTCTTCCCGGTATTCGATGAAGGGGATTGCATACCGGAGTCTAGAGCAAGCTACCTCTGCACTGGTGACTGCAGCTATTCATGCTAGAATGCCTCAAGCTGATCTGTATGAAGCCAAATGGGATGAAATTGTGGCCCGCATCTCCGAAGTTTCATTAAACAAATACCAGGATCTGATCTTCCGTGATCCGGATTTCCTGAACTTCTTCAAGGAATCGACACCTCTGCCTGAGGTTGGAGAACTTAATATTGGTTCACGTCCTTCCAAACGGAAGAACAGTGACCGTTTCGAAGACCTGCGTGCAATTCCATGGGTGTTCGCGTGGACGCAGAGCCGTTACCTGCTTCCTGCCTGGTATGCTGCCGGAACCGGACTGCAGAGCTTCTACGAGGGGAAAGAGGAGAACCTGAAAATCATGCAGACTATGTATGAGAACTTCTCCTTCTTTACCACGCTGATTGATACACTCCAAATGGCGATTGCTAAGGCCGATCTGGTTATTGCCAAGGAATACGCCACCATGGGCAAAAATGACGAAGCCCGCCAGCGGATCTTCGGCCAGATTGAAGCAGAGTTCAAGCTGACTTCAGAACTGATTCTTAAGATCACCGGCCAGCAGGATATTCTGGATAACGTTCCGGTTATTCAGGAATCCATCCGTCTGCGCAACCCGTATGTTGATCCGCTCAGCTACCTTCAGGTGCAGCTGTTATCGGAGCTCAGAGCCCTGCGTGAAGTTGAGGGTGATGACGCGGAATTGCTGCGTGAGGTACTGCTTACGATCAACGGCATTGCCGCGGGGCTCCGGAATACGGGCTGA
- a CDS encoding CdaR family protein, with translation MDKWMKNNNFNKILALVFGVILWTIVHVDTAPTNQTTVSTQSKIIENVKIEQVGIDNDKYVYTFDADSVRMEVRGKNSDLNFKLSDAYNVMVDLSDVGPGDTTLPLNYDLPSGVSLVEMIPHEVNVHVELRNTKSFPVTLVTKGKPAEGYQLGTAVIDPAEVEVTLPASELGNVSKVQGTLELDGDSTSITEKKVRLAAYDSSGNEIKNAVIEPSIVSVELPVTLPFKSLPLDVSFTGQLPGSLVLSRVTPEVDTVTAYGSEEALAGLSSYEASLDLSSIKSAGTEQVKLDLKPPEGTAKIEPVAVSVTVSVAQIAERTMENIPIKLEGVGRGLTAVVTDPAAKAVTLTLSGAPTLLDQLDQDNISVVADVGGLAAGVHQVSLQISMPRFISLVNSSQPHIVTIDLQAPATPGTTDKPNTGSAPTPEPSSEPVSGVETDNEPSNSGGAATATPAPTAGTSENSSTPAGSGNANNAASTGGT, from the coding sequence ATGGATAAGTGGATGAAGAATAACAACTTCAACAAAATTCTTGCTCTTGTCTTCGGCGTTATTTTATGGACAATTGTGCATGTGGATACTGCGCCAACGAATCAGACCACAGTCAGCACCCAGTCCAAAATCATTGAGAATGTCAAAATAGAACAGGTTGGCATTGATAACGATAAGTATGTATACACCTTCGATGCGGATAGTGTAAGAATGGAGGTCCGGGGGAAGAACTCTGATCTTAATTTCAAACTATCGGATGCCTACAACGTTATGGTTGATTTAAGTGATGTCGGACCCGGGGATACTACGCTTCCGCTGAATTACGACCTTCCCAGCGGAGTATCGCTGGTCGAAATGATACCACATGAGGTAAATGTGCATGTGGAGCTGCGGAATACCAAGTCTTTTCCGGTTACTCTGGTCACTAAAGGTAAGCCCGCAGAAGGCTACCAGCTGGGTACAGCGGTTATTGATCCTGCCGAGGTAGAAGTAACACTTCCGGCCAGTGAACTGGGTAATGTGTCAAAGGTTCAGGGTACCCTTGAACTCGATGGGGATAGTACGAGCATTACAGAGAAAAAAGTGAGGCTGGCGGCTTACGATAGCAGCGGTAATGAAATAAAGAACGCCGTTATTGAGCCTTCTATCGTGTCTGTAGAGCTTCCGGTTACACTTCCGTTTAAAAGCTTGCCTCTTGATGTGAGCTTTACCGGCCAGCTGCCAGGTTCACTCGTGCTGTCGCGGGTAACTCCTGAGGTGGATACAGTTACGGCATACGGGAGTGAGGAGGCGCTGGCCGGATTATCCTCTTATGAGGCATCGCTGGATTTGAGCTCCATTAAATCGGCCGGTACAGAGCAGGTAAAGCTGGACCTTAAACCGCCGGAGGGAACCGCAAAAATCGAACCCGTGGCGGTAAGTGTCACTGTCTCTGTTGCCCAAATTGCCGAGCGGACAATGGAGAATATTCCGATTAAGCTGGAGGGTGTGGGCAGAGGCCTGACGGCGGTCGTAACGGATCCCGCAGCCAAAGCTGTTACGCTGACTTTATCCGGGGCACCGACACTGCTGGATCAGCTCGATCAGGACAATATTAGCGTTGTTGCGGATGTTGGAGGACTGGCAGCTGGTGTTCATCAGGTATCTCTGCAAATCTCGATGCCGCGATTCATATCACTGGTCAATTCTTCACAGCCGCATATAGTTACTATAGATCTGCAAGCGCCAGCCACGCCGGGGACTACAGATAAACCCAATACAGGGAGCGCCCCCACCCCGGAGCCGAGCTCTGAGCCTGTCTCCGGGGTGGAGACAGATAATGAGCCTTCCAATAGCGGAGGTGCAGCTACTGCAACCCCAGCCCCTACAGCAGGCACTTCGGAGAACAGCAGTACTCCAGCCGGCAGCGGGAATGCCAATAATGCAGCGAGTACCGGCGGAACGTAA
- the cdaA gene encoding diadenylate cyclase CdaA yields the protein MSYFTDLTWKESIKDIIDILIVSYIIYKVLNMVRGTRAVQLLKGILVLVIIWALSTLLDLYTLKWLMNQIFTFGIFAIFIIFQPELRRGLEQLGRGKFFGRASESDEEISRLIGEVIKAVNYLAQRKIGALIVFERDTGLNEYTESGIPMRSVVSSELLINIFIPNTPLHDGALIMQEGQIAAAACYLPLSENPFISKELGTRHRAAIGISEVADSVSVVVSEETGQISLAINGQIVRDIKEESLISKLHQELSASSPLKEKSSAFWKRRGGKNNG from the coding sequence ATGAGTTATTTTACCGACCTAACATGGAAAGAATCCATTAAAGATATAATCGATATTCTAATCGTCAGCTATATTATCTATAAAGTCCTGAACATGGTCCGCGGTACGCGGGCAGTTCAGCTGCTTAAGGGGATATTGGTGCTGGTCATCATTTGGGCGCTGAGCACCCTCCTGGATCTGTATACCCTGAAATGGCTCATGAACCAGATATTCACCTTCGGGATATTTGCAATCTTTATTATCTTTCAGCCGGAACTGCGCAGGGGGCTGGAGCAGCTTGGGCGGGGTAAGTTTTTTGGGCGGGCTTCAGAGAGTGATGAGGAGATCAGCAGATTAATCGGCGAAGTCATTAAAGCCGTGAATTATTTAGCACAGCGAAAAATTGGGGCATTAATTGTTTTTGAAAGAGACACGGGTCTTAATGAATATACCGAATCAGGCATTCCTATGCGTTCTGTCGTCAGTTCGGAGCTGCTCATCAACATCTTTATTCCCAATACGCCGCTGCATGATGGTGCTCTGATTATGCAGGAGGGGCAAATTGCTGCCGCTGCCTGTTATCTCCCCTTGTCGGAGAATCCATTCATCAGCAAAGAGCTGGGGACACGCCACCGTGCGGCCATCGGGATCAGTGAAGTGGCGGACTCCGTATCTGTTGTGGTATCAGAAGAGACCGGACAGATTTCTCTGGCGATTAATGGGCAAATTGTTCGGGATATTAAGGAAGAATCGCTCATCTCCAAGCTCCATCAGGAGCTGAGCGCATCTTCCCCGCTGAAGGAGAAGAGCTCTGCTTTCTGGAAACGGAGAGGGGGCAAAAACAATGGATAA
- the sigW gene encoding RNA polymerase sigma factor SigW, whose protein sequence is MENLEGRLTKLALKGDQRAFAELVELYKDKIYHLAYRMLNNRHEAEDIVQETFLRVYRNLDRYDDKQKFSTWIYRIGTNLCIDRLRKRKPTYSLDAEMNDQEGIDGYSMIPSDNVTPETELLLSETQGLIYEAIDSLPVKYRSVMILRYLQDLSLQEISDVLDMPVTTIKTRVHRGREFLRKKLGPKL, encoded by the coding sequence GTGGAGAATTTGGAAGGCAGATTGACAAAGCTCGCCTTAAAAGGCGACCAAAGGGCATTTGCCGAGCTTGTGGAACTATATAAAGACAAGATATATCATCTGGCTTACCGGATGCTGAACAACCGGCACGAAGCGGAGGATATTGTTCAGGAAACTTTTTTGCGTGTATACCGAAATTTAGACCGTTATGATGATAAACAGAAATTTTCAACCTGGATTTATAGGATTGGAACGAATCTCTGTATAGACAGGCTGCGTAAGCGGAAACCGACGTATTCGCTCGATGCTGAAATGAACGATCAGGAAGGCATTGACGGCTATTCGATGATTCCTAGTGACAATGTGACCCCTGAGACCGAACTGCTGCTCTCAGAGACGCAGGGGCTGATCTATGAGGCTATCGATAGTTTACCCGTGAAATACAGGTCAGTAATGATTTTGCGATATTTGCAGGATTTGTCGCTACAGGAGATCAGCGATGTGCTGGATATGCCGGTAACGACAATTAAGACCCGTGTACATCGCGGACGTGAATTTTTACGTAAAAAATTAGGCCCTAAATTGTAA
- a CDS encoding stage II sporulation protein M — protein sequence MFSFSTFVKDVGTIRKTLLVALILFLAGGVLGWIGTGSLQKLLAQQLEGLSEISGNLRDSEHPQWSFFIFIFANNSIKSVVVIFLGALFGVIPAVFLLINGGVIGYLIHLSAMQGQDLFQLIVKGLLPHGIIEIPAIIIACAFGLHFGGKVILSLFSPSRGKEQGNGNWSGFMQQTFTASVWIVILLFIAAIIESTITLSLLS from the coding sequence ATGTTTTCATTTTCAACATTTGTCAAAGATGTAGGCACAATCCGCAAAACCTTGCTGGTTGCGCTGATTCTATTCCTGGCAGGAGGAGTGCTCGGCTGGATAGGTACCGGAAGTCTGCAGAAACTGCTCGCCCAGCAGTTAGAGGGATTAAGTGAGATCAGCGGGAATCTCAGAGATTCAGAGCACCCGCAGTGGAGCTTTTTCATATTTATATTTGCGAACAACAGCATCAAAAGTGTTGTGGTTATCTTTCTGGGTGCACTGTTCGGAGTCATACCGGCTGTATTCTTACTGATTAACGGAGGTGTTATCGGCTACTTGATTCATTTGTCAGCTATGCAGGGACAGGATCTATTTCAACTGATCGTAAAAGGACTGCTTCCACACGGAATTATCGAGATACCGGCAATAATCATCGCTTGTGCTTTTGGTCTTCATTTTGGCGGTAAAGTGATACTCAGCTTATTCAGCCCATCCCGCGGAAAAGAACAGGGAAACGGGAACTGGTCCGGGTTTATGCAGCAGACATTTACAGCTTCGGTGTGGATTGTAATTCTTCTGTTCATTGCTGCAATTATTGAAAGTACAATTACATTGTCTCTTTTATCATAA